A stretch of the Massilia varians genome encodes the following:
- a CDS encoding methyltransferase domain-containing protein — MASSQPSRMSAPIDLARVRTLFARPGRIQLSDFLRREVAGRMHERLQLVKIAPKQVLDAGCGEGRDLALLQKTYPAAQILGIEAAPAMATAAKAPAPATRSLNQMLSRLLPAKAGVDVVCGDFGNLPFGTNSLDLLWSNLALHWHPQPDRVFAEWRRALRVDGLLMFSNFGPDTFVELRSAFAAMDDTPHTLPFVDMHDFGDQLVEAGFSTPVMDMERITVTYDDVPALLADVRAFGGNPLDTRRRGLIGQAAWKRMLDAFEAQRRPDGKLGLTFEVIYGHAFLPAPRTTAAGEAIVRFQPRRP, encoded by the coding sequence ATGGCTTCATCGCAACCTTCCCGCATGAGCGCGCCGATCGACCTCGCGCGCGTCCGCACCCTGTTCGCCCGGCCCGGCCGCATCCAGCTCTCCGATTTCCTGCGCCGCGAGGTCGCCGGGCGCATGCACGAGCGCCTGCAGCTCGTGAAGATCGCGCCGAAGCAGGTGCTCGATGCCGGCTGCGGCGAAGGGCGCGACCTGGCGCTGCTGCAGAAGACCTATCCGGCCGCCCAGATCCTCGGCATCGAGGCCGCGCCCGCCATGGCCACGGCCGCGAAAGCGCCGGCGCCGGCCACCCGCTCGCTGAACCAGATGCTCAGCCGCCTGCTGCCGGCCAAGGCCGGCGTCGACGTCGTGTGCGGCGACTTCGGCAATCTGCCTTTCGGGACGAACTCGCTCGATTTGCTGTGGTCGAACCTGGCGCTGCACTGGCACCCGCAGCCGGACCGCGTGTTCGCGGAATGGCGGCGTGCGTTGCGGGTGGACGGGCTCCTGATGTTCTCGAATTTCGGCCCGGACACCTTCGTCGAGCTGCGCAGCGCCTTTGCCGCCATGGACGACACGCCGCACACGCTGCCTTTCGTCGACATGCACGACTTCGGCGATCAACTGGTGGAGGCGGGGTTTTCGACCCCGGTCATGGACATGGAACGCATCACGGTCACCTACGACGACGTTCCGGCACTGCTGGCCGACGTGCGCGCTTTCGGCGGCAATCCGCTCGACACGCGCCGGCGCGGCCTGATCGGGCAGGCGGCGTGGAAGCGCATGCTCGACGCCTTCGAGGCGCAGCGCCGCCCCGACGGCAAGCTCGGCCTGACGTTCGAGGTCATCTATGGACACGCTTTCCTCCCGGCCCCGCGCACCACCGCGGCCGGGGAGGCGATCGTGCGTTTCCAGCCACGCAGGCCCTAA
- a CDS encoding cytochrome oxidase small assembly protein, with amino-acid sequence MSAERKPNNLRTALILGGIALFFFASVFVKFTWLS; translated from the coding sequence ATGTCCGCCGAACGTAAGCCGAACAACCTGCGTACCGCCCTGATCCTGGGCGGGATCGCACTGTTCTTCTTCGCCAGCGTGTTCGTCAAGTTCACCTGGCTGAGCTGA
- the coxB gene encoding cytochrome c oxidase subunit II, with protein sequence MTYASRLGAWMFGLAATAGIPAWAAPEITGRPQEHQLNMQTPVTGVGADIYDLHNWMMIVCLVIFVGVFGVMFYSVFKHRKSLGHKPATFHESTAVEIAWTIVPFLIVIGMALPATRTVVALKDTSNADITIKATGMQWKWGYDYLNGEGEGISFLSNLATPRAQIGLPGQPATEQKGENYLLEVDNEMVVPVGKKIRMVFTANDVIHAWTIPAFAIKQDAIPGFVRDGWFKADKIGVYRGNCVELCGKDHAFMPIVVRVVSAEDYSAWVAGEKKRMAALADDPNKVWTIDELKTRGEQVYAANCVACHQANGKGVPNAFAPLDGSPNVLGPKAHQIEILLNGQDTPAYPSAMPSWKQLSDTEIAAVITYTRNTWSNKAAENIVQPAEVLAARSK encoded by the coding sequence ATGACATACGCATCGCGACTTGGGGCCTGGATGTTCGGCCTCGCAGCAACGGCCGGCATCCCAGCATGGGCGGCTCCGGAAATCACGGGCCGGCCTCAGGAACACCAGTTGAACATGCAGACCCCCGTGACCGGCGTCGGCGCCGACATCTACGACCTGCACAACTGGATGATGATCGTCTGCCTGGTGATCTTCGTCGGCGTATTCGGTGTCATGTTCTATTCGGTGTTCAAGCACCGCAAGTCGCTCGGCCACAAGCCCGCCACCTTCCACGAATCGACCGCGGTCGAGATCGCCTGGACCATCGTTCCCTTCCTGATCGTCATCGGCATGGCCCTGCCGGCCACCCGGACCGTGGTCGCCCTGAAGGACACCTCGAACGCCGACATCACCATCAAGGCCACCGGCATGCAGTGGAAATGGGGCTATGACTACCTGAACGGCGAAGGCGAGGGCATTTCCTTCCTGTCCAACCTGGCCACGCCGCGCGCCCAGATCGGCCTGCCGGGCCAGCCGGCCACCGAGCAGAAAGGCGAGAACTACCTGCTGGAAGTGGACAACGAGATGGTGGTTCCGGTCGGCAAGAAGATCCGCATGGTGTTCACCGCCAACGACGTGATCCACGCCTGGACCATCCCGGCCTTCGCCATCAAGCAGGACGCGATTCCCGGCTTCGTGCGCGACGGCTGGTTCAAGGCCGACAAGATCGGCGTCTACCGCGGCAACTGCGTCGAGCTGTGCGGCAAGGACCACGCCTTCATGCCAATCGTGGTGCGCGTGGTGTCCGCCGAGGACTACAGCGCCTGGGTCGCCGGCGAGAAGAAGCGCATGGCCGCCCTGGCCGACGACCCGAACAAGGTCTGGACCATCGACGAACTGAAGACCCGCGGCGAGCAGGTCTACGCCGCCAACTGCGTGGCCTGCCACCAGGCCAACGGCAAGGGCGTGCCGAACGCCTTCGCCCCGCTGGACGGCTCGCCGAACGTGCTGGGCCCCAAGGCGCACCAGATCGAGATCCTGCTCAACGGCCAGGACACCCCGGCCTATCCGTCGGCGATGCCGTCCTGGAAGCAGCTGTCGGACACCGAGATCGCCGCCGTGATCACCTATACCCGCAACACCTGGTCGAACAAGGCTGCGGAAAACATCGTGCAACCGGCGGAAGTGCTGGCTGCCCGCAGCAAATAA
- a CDS encoding ComF family protein — MPLLFHSLLPRCLQALLPSSCVLCGSLGKDAVCPACTEAHARDVHPRCPCCANPVGGHDAGRHCGACLADPPAFDATVAACDYGAPVDRLVLQLKFGGRLALAPWMVGRLHQAVLARGPDLPALLCPVPLGPRRLVERGYNQALELARPLSAALGIALAPRLLERQVETAAQSGAAPGQRRRNVRGAFALADGQPALQGMHVGVVDDVMTSGHTLDELAGVLKRAGAARVTNLVFARTPPH; from the coding sequence ATGCCCCTGCTTTTCCACTCCCTGCTGCCGCGTTGTCTGCAGGCGCTGCTGCCGTCCAGCTGCGTGCTGTGCGGCAGCCTGGGAAAGGACGCCGTCTGCCCGGCCTGTACCGAGGCCCATGCGCGGGATGTCCATCCGCGCTGCCCGTGCTGCGCCAACCCGGTGGGCGGCCATGACGCCGGGCGCCATTGCGGCGCCTGCCTCGCCGATCCGCCGGCCTTCGACGCTACCGTGGCGGCCTGCGACTATGGCGCCCCGGTCGACCGCCTGGTGCTGCAGCTGAAGTTCGGCGGCCGGCTGGCGCTGGCGCCGTGGATGGTGGGCCGGCTGCACCAGGCCGTGCTGGCGCGCGGCCCGGACTTGCCGGCGCTGCTGTGCCCGGTGCCGCTGGGGCCGCGCCGCCTGGTCGAGCGCGGCTACAACCAGGCGCTCGAACTGGCCCGGCCGCTGTCCGCCGCGCTCGGCATTGCGCTGGCGCCGCGGCTGCTCGAGCGGCAGGTGGAAACGGCCGCGCAGTCGGGCGCGGCGCCCGGCCAGCGCCGCCGCAACGTGCGCGGCGCCTTCGCCCTGGCCGACGGCCAGCCGGCCCTGCAAGGCATGCACGTCGGGGTGGTCGACGACGTCATGACCAGCGGCCACACACTCGATGAACTGGCCGGCGTGCTCAAGCGCGCCGGCGCGGCACGCGTCACCAACCTGGTGTTCGCACGCACGCCGCCCCACTGA
- a CDS encoding cytochrome c oxidase assembly protein: MSASKRLLQLNRTTLTKLVVVAVLMFGFGYALVPVYRQICEVLGINVLTQGEFVEAPRNTQIDKSRKIVVELDGNAQGPWRFRPVQRSIEVHPGELTTVTYEVVNTQARAVKAQAIPSYAPQSVTPHFKKVECFCFQEQTLAANEARQMPVVFFIDPALPREVKNITLSYTFFEIGGAVQTASAKAATVK, encoded by the coding sequence ATGAGCGCGAGCAAACGGCTGTTGCAGCTGAACCGCACCACCCTGACCAAGCTGGTGGTGGTGGCGGTGCTGATGTTCGGCTTCGGTTACGCGCTGGTGCCGGTGTACCGCCAGATCTGCGAGGTACTCGGCATCAACGTGCTGACCCAGGGCGAGTTCGTGGAAGCGCCCAGGAATACCCAGATCGACAAGAGCCGCAAGATCGTCGTCGAGCTGGATGGCAATGCGCAGGGACCGTGGCGCTTCCGCCCGGTCCAGCGCAGCATCGAAGTGCATCCCGGCGAGCTGACCACCGTCACCTACGAGGTGGTCAACACGCAGGCGAGGGCGGTCAAGGCGCAGGCGATCCCGAGCTATGCGCCGCAAAGCGTCACGCCGCACTTCAAGAAAGTGGAATGCTTCTGCTTCCAGGAGCAGACGCTCGCCGCGAACGAAGCGCGCCAGATGCCGGTGGTCTTCTTCATCGATCCGGCGCTGCCGCGCGAGGTGAAGAACATCACCCTGTCGTATACCTTCTTCGAGATCGGCGGCGCGGTGCAGACGGCGTCGGCGAAAGCGGCGACAGTCAAGTAA
- a CDS encoding PEP-CTERM sorting domain-containing protein → MKKLLSTGALLLCCTAAYADVAHAAPGDTISWVFSFNGFYDSVSNSFLPEEVIAGSFKGHDLNSNGLLEKDELLSLVVGELDYIACAASSNAFYQCGATSFSFSQDAGLHFSVGSYGQDPEGWVGGGRLITTGDQHYAYEFRPNQTQERHLYWTSDTRLTMMSQAPEPSTWAMLVAGLAGLTWRARRRRGDGIFR, encoded by the coding sequence ATGAAGAAGTTACTTTCCACCGGCGCCCTGCTCCTGTGCTGCACCGCCGCCTACGCGGACGTCGCCCACGCGGCCCCCGGCGACACCATTTCCTGGGTTTTTTCCTTCAACGGTTTCTACGACAGCGTGTCGAACAGCTTCCTGCCCGAGGAAGTCATCGCCGGCTCCTTCAAGGGCCATGACCTGAACAGCAACGGCCTGCTGGAAAAGGACGAGCTGCTGAGCCTGGTCGTCGGCGAACTCGACTATATTGCCTGCGCCGCCTCCAGCAACGCGTTCTACCAGTGCGGCGCCACCAGTTTTTCCTTCTCCCAGGATGCCGGCCTGCACTTCAGCGTGGGCAGTTATGGCCAGGATCCCGAAGGCTGGGTCGGCGGCGGGCGCCTGATCACCACCGGCGACCAGCACTACGCCTACGAATTCAGACCCAACCAGACCCAGGAGCGCCACCTGTACTGGACCAGCGATACCCGCCTGACCATGATGTCGCAGGCGCCGGAACCCTCGACCTGGGCCATGCTGGTGGCCGGCCTGGCCGGCCTGACCTGGCGCGCGCGGCGCCGCCGGGGCGATGGGATATTTCGCTGA
- a CDS encoding SURF1 family protein, whose protein sequence is MRFPFHFRLIPFLAALVVALLGIALGNWQQGRAAYKLAVQEKLATLATKPPMALGSALAPAAGLEYRHVSVSGEFVAGWPLFLANRPMAGRPGYYLVMPFKIAGSNTHVLVMRGWLPRAAEYGKLPAFTTPSGRVTVEGIVVASAGHVMNLGDAAPLAPGAIVQNLEPGQVAKATGLVLQPFFVQQTGPDQPGELDDMLLRVWPSPSSGIDKHRGYAFQWYALAAMAILFFVITGFRRGARQADARKPEAETSDAGN, encoded by the coding sequence ATGCGCTTCCCCTTCCATTTTCGCCTCATTCCCTTCCTCGCCGCACTGGTTGTTGCCCTGTTAGGTATTGCGCTAGGTAACTGGCAGCAGGGCAGGGCCGCCTACAAGCTGGCCGTGCAGGAAAAGCTGGCCACCCTCGCCACCAAGCCACCCATGGCGCTCGGTTCCGCCCTTGCGCCGGCCGCCGGTCTCGAATACCGCCACGTGAGCGTCAGCGGCGAATTCGTCGCCGGCTGGCCGCTGTTCCTGGCCAACCGTCCGATGGCCGGCCGTCCTGGCTACTATCTCGTGATGCCGTTTAAAATCGCGGGATCGAACACACATGTGCTCGTGATGCGCGGCTGGTTGCCGCGCGCGGCGGAATACGGCAAGCTGCCGGCCTTCACCACGCCTTCGGGCAGGGTCACGGTCGAAGGCATCGTGGTGGCCTCGGCCGGCCACGTGATGAACCTGGGCGACGCCGCGCCGCTGGCGCCGGGGGCGATCGTCCAGAACCTCGAGCCAGGGCAGGTGGCCAAGGCCACCGGACTGGTGCTGCAGCCTTTCTTCGTGCAGCAGACCGGGCCGGACCAGCCGGGCGAGCTCGATGACATGCTGCTGCGGGTCTGGCCCTCGCCCTCGAGCGGCATCGACAAGCACCGCGGCTACGCCTTCCAGTGGTATGCGCTGGCGGCCATGGCCATCCTATTTTTTGTGATAACAGGGTTCCGACGTGGAGCAAGACAAGCTGATGCAAGAAAACCTGAAGCAGAAACAAGTGATGCAGGCAACTGA
- the trmL gene encoding tRNA (uridine(34)/cytosine(34)/5-carboxymethylaminomethyluridine(34)-2'-O)-methyltransferase TrmL, whose product MFHVVLVEPEIPPNTGNVIRLCANTGVQLHLIEPLGFPLDDAKMRRAGLDYHNYASMKVHKNWEAFLQDAQPDPARMFALTTHGSSPFANASFQPGDVFVFGAESRGLDPALRERFPPAQRIRLPMMPDNRSLNLSNTVAVVVYEAWRQNGYAGGL is encoded by the coding sequence TTGTTTCACGTCGTCCTGGTCGAACCAGAAATTCCGCCGAATACCGGCAACGTCATCCGCCTGTGCGCCAACACCGGCGTCCAGCTGCACCTGATCGAGCCGCTCGGCTTCCCGCTCGACGATGCCAAGATGCGCCGCGCGGGCCTGGACTACCACAATTACGCGAGCATGAAGGTGCACAAGAACTGGGAGGCGTTCCTGCAGGACGCGCAACCGGACCCGGCCCGCATGTTCGCGCTGACCACCCACGGCTCCTCGCCCTTCGCGAACGCCAGTTTCCAGCCGGGCGACGTATTCGTCTTCGGCGCCGAGTCGCGCGGCCTCGACCCGGCGCTGCGTGAGCGCTTCCCGCCGGCCCAGCGCATCCGCCTGCCGATGATGCCGGACAACCGCAGCCTCAACCTGTCCAACACGGTGGCGGTGGTCGTCTACGAGGCCTGGCGCCAGAACGGCTACGCCGGCGGCTTGTGA
- a CDS encoding potassium channel family protein translates to MGRIFTEQFAFSASDSVVVIGLGRFGGAVAQSLMRLGHDVMGIDQREDLVQFWGDRLTHAVQADSTNESTMLQLGVADFSHAIVAIGSDLAASLMTLMVLTELGIKDIWVKAQTPDHGQIAQRIGAHHVIFPEADMGARVAHLITGRMMDFIEFEDGFAIAKIHAPPDTHHQILAESQVRTRHGVTVVGVKRANEDFQHAQPETRILPADLLIVSGPTKKIELFASGGRKRK, encoded by the coding sequence TTGGGTAGGATTTTTACAGAGCAGTTCGCCTTCTCGGCGAGCGACAGCGTGGTCGTCATCGGCCTGGGACGCTTCGGCGGCGCCGTCGCCCAGTCCCTGATGCGCCTGGGACACGACGTCATGGGCATCGACCAACGCGAAGACCTGGTGCAATTCTGGGGCGACCGCCTGACCCATGCGGTGCAGGCCGACTCCACCAACGAGAGCACCATGCTGCAGCTGGGCGTGGCCGATTTTTCGCATGCCATCGTGGCGATCGGCTCGGACCTCGCGGCCAGCCTGATGACGCTGATGGTGCTGACCGAACTGGGCATCAAGGACATCTGGGTCAAGGCCCAGACGCCGGACCACGGCCAGATCGCCCAGCGCATCGGCGCCCATCACGTGATCTTCCCGGAAGCGGACATGGGCGCGCGCGTGGCGCACCTGATCACCGGGCGCATGATGGACTTCATCGAATTCGAGGACGGCTTCGCCATCGCCAAGATCCACGCCCCGCCCGACACCCACCACCAGATCCTGGCCGAGTCGCAGGTGCGCACGCGCCACGGCGTCACGGTGGTCGGCGTCAAGCGCGCCAACGAGGATTTCCAGCACGCCCAGCCGGAGACCCGCATCCTGCCGGCCGACCTCCTGATCGTGTCGGGCCCGACCAAGAAGATCGAGCTGTTCGCCAGCGGCGGGCGCAAGCGCAAGTAA
- a CDS encoding TrkH family potassium uptake protein yields MKTLIHPARAVALGFLLASVAGTLLLMLPAARADGLPAPPLVALFTSVSAVCVTGMAIVDTGTYWSGFGQAVIMFLFQLGGFGLMTAATLLGLMVNRSPRLRTRMMTQTETRLLGLGDITSVAKIVFKVAVICQLLLFAVLLLRLHFGHGLAWADAAWGGLFHAASAFNNAGFSTHADGLMRYAGDALVLVPIMLAIVIGGIGFPVLHDLRHRWRDPRHWSLHTKLTLTGSLILLLGGFLAIIVLEWNNVRTIGPLSLFDKLLNSMFMSVSARTAGFHTVDIGALTPETWAVHYFLMFIGGGSGGTAGGVKVGTIAILALLVIAEAKGHTDTEAFGRRVGASAQRQAITVLVLGSIIVAVGTVILLRITHFPTDQVIFEVIAAFGSAGLSTGITHELPPAGQLLLAVLMFIGRVGTITLATSLVLGERRMPYRYPEEHPIVG; encoded by the coding sequence ATGAAGACACTCATCCATCCCGCACGCGCGGTCGCGCTCGGCTTCCTGCTGGCCAGCGTGGCCGGCACGCTGCTGCTCATGCTGCCGGCGGCGCGCGCCGACGGCCTGCCGGCGCCGCCCCTGGTCGCCCTGTTCACCTCGGTCTCGGCGGTGTGCGTGACCGGCATGGCCATCGTCGATACGGGCACCTACTGGTCCGGCTTCGGCCAGGCCGTCATCATGTTCCTGTTCCAGCTCGGCGGCTTCGGCCTGATGACTGCCGCCACCCTGCTCGGGCTGATGGTCAACCGCTCGCCCAGGCTGCGCACCCGCATGATGACGCAGACCGAAACGCGCCTGCTCGGGCTCGGCGACATCACCAGCGTGGCGAAGATCGTGTTCAAGGTCGCCGTGATCTGCCAGCTGCTGCTGTTCGCGGTCCTGCTGCTCAGGCTGCACTTCGGGCATGGCCTCGCCTGGGCCGATGCCGCCTGGGGCGGGCTGTTCCACGCCGCCTCCGCGTTCAACAATGCCGGCTTCTCCACCCATGCGGACGGCCTGATGCGCTACGCCGGCGACGCCCTGGTGCTGGTGCCGATCATGCTCGCCATCGTCATCGGCGGCATTGGCTTTCCCGTGCTGCACGACCTGCGCCACCGCTGGCGCGACCCGCGCCACTGGTCGCTGCACACCAAGCTGACGCTGACCGGCTCGCTCATCCTGTTGCTGGGCGGCTTCCTGGCGATTATTGTGTTGGAATGGAACAATGTGCGCACCATCGGCCCATTGTCTCTTTTCGATAAACTATTGAACAGCATGTTCATGTCGGTGTCGGCCCGCACCGCCGGTTTCCATACGGTGGACATCGGCGCCCTCACGCCCGAAACCTGGGCCGTGCACTACTTCCTGATGTTCATCGGCGGCGGCAGCGGCGGCACCGCGGGCGGCGTCAAGGTCGGCACCATCGCCATCCTGGCCCTCCTGGTGATCGCGGAAGCGAAAGGACACACCGATACCGAAGCCTTCGGGCGCCGGGTCGGCGCCTCGGCCCAGCGCCAGGCGATCACGGTGCTGGTGCTGGGCAGCATCATCGTCGCGGTGGGTACGGTGATCCTGCTGCGCATCACGCATTTCCCGACCGACCAGGTCATCTTCGAGGTGATCGCCGCCTTCGGCAGCGCCGGTCTGTCGACCGGCATCACCCACGAGCTGCCGCCGGCCGGCCAGCTCCTGCTCGCCGTGCTGATGTTCATCGGCCGCGTGGGCACCATCACGCTTGCCACCTCGCTCGTGCTGGGCGAACGGCGCATGCCTTATCGTTATCCGGAGGAACATCCAATTGTTGGGTAG
- a CDS encoding twin transmembrane helix small protein encodes MKLLVAIAFILILASLASALFFLMRDKGQSNRTVHALALRVGLSITLFLCLLAAYKMGWIAPTGIR; translated from the coding sequence ATGAAACTGCTCGTTGCGATTGCCTTCATCCTAATCCTAGCCAGCCTTGCGTCGGCCCTGTTCTTCCTGATGCGCGACAAAGGCCAGAGCAACCGGACGGTGCATGCGCTGGCGCTGCGGGTCGGGCTGTCGATTACCCTGTTCCTGTGCCTGCTCGCCGCCTACAAGATGGGGTGGATTGCCCCGACCGGTATTCGCTGA
- the ctaD gene encoding cytochrome c oxidase subunit I: protein MTTSTIDHAHDHGHDHAHDHPHGWRRWLFATNHKDIGTLYLWFSFIMLLSGGVLALMIRTELFEPGLQFFRPEFFNQLTTMHGLVMVFGAIMPAFVGFANWMLPLQVGASDMAFARMNNFSFWLLPPAAILLASSFLVPGGATAAGWTLYAPLSTQMGPGMDMAIFAMHIMGASSIMGSINIIVTILNMRAPGMTLMKMPMFCWTWLITAYLLIAVMPVLAGAITMTLTDRHFGTSFFNAAGGGDPVMYQHIFWFFGHPEVYIMILPAFGIVSQIIPAFARKPLFGYASMVYATASIAILSFIVWAHHMFTTGMPVTSQLFFMYATMLIAVPTGVKVFNWVATMWKGSMTFETPMLFAVGFIFVFTMGGFTGLILAVTPIDIQVHDTYYVVAHFHYVLVAGSLFALFAGFYYWAPKWTGHMYPEGRGKIHFWLSLITFNVTFFPMHFLGLAGMPRRYADYATQFTDFNMIVSIGAFGFGLSQVYFLFAVVLPTIRGGAKAPAKPWEGAEGLEWTVPSPAPFHTFETPPLVK from the coding sequence ATGACTACCAGCACCATCGATCACGCACACGACCACGGCCACGACCACGCGCACGACCATCCACACGGCTGGCGCCGCTGGCTGTTCGCCACCAACCACAAGGACATCGGCACCCTGTACCTGTGGTTCTCCTTCATCATGCTGCTCTCGGGCGGCGTGCTGGCGCTGATGATCCGCACCGAACTGTTCGAGCCGGGCCTGCAGTTCTTCCGTCCCGAGTTCTTCAACCAGCTGACCACCATGCACGGCCTGGTGATGGTGTTCGGCGCAATCATGCCGGCCTTCGTGGGCTTCGCCAACTGGATGCTGCCGCTGCAGGTCGGCGCCTCGGACATGGCGTTTGCCCGCATGAACAACTTCTCGTTCTGGCTGCTGCCGCCGGCGGCGATCCTGCTGGCCAGCTCCTTCCTGGTGCCGGGCGGCGCCACCGCGGCCGGCTGGACCCTGTACGCACCGCTGTCGACCCAGATGGGTCCGGGCATGGACATGGCGATCTTCGCCATGCACATCATGGGCGCCTCGTCGATCATGGGTTCCATTAACATCATCGTCACCATCCTGAACATGCGCGCGCCGGGCATGACCCTGATGAAGATGCCGATGTTCTGCTGGACCTGGCTGATCACCGCCTACCTGCTCATCGCCGTGATGCCGGTGCTGGCCGGCGCCATCACCATGACCCTGACCGACCGCCACTTCGGCACCTCGTTCTTCAACGCGGCCGGCGGCGGCGACCCGGTGATGTACCAGCACATCTTCTGGTTCTTCGGCCACCCCGAGGTCTACATCATGATCCTGCCGGCCTTCGGCATCGTCTCGCAGATCATCCCGGCCTTTGCACGCAAACCCCTGTTCGGCTACGCCTCGATGGTCTACGCGACCGCCTCGATCGCGATCCTGTCCTTCATCGTGTGGGCGCACCACATGTTCACCACCGGCATGCCGGTGACCTCGCAGCTGTTCTTCATGTACGCCACCATGCTGATCGCGGTGCCGACCGGCGTGAAGGTGTTCAACTGGGTCGCCACCATGTGGAAGGGCTCGATGACCTTCGAAACCCCGATGCTGTTTGCGGTGGGCTTCATCTTCGTGTTCACCATGGGCGGCTTCACCGGCCTGATCCTGGCCGTGACCCCGATCGACATCCAGGTACACGACACCTACTACGTGGTGGCGCACTTCCACTACGTGCTGGTGGCGGGCTCGCTGTTCGCCCTGTTCGCGGGCTTCTACTACTGGGCGCCGAAGTGGACCGGCCACATGTATCCGGAAGGCCGCGGCAAGATCCACTTCTGGCTTTCCTTGATCACGTTCAACGTCACCTTCTTCCCGATGCACTTCCTGGGCCTGGCCGGCATGCCGCGCCGCTATGCGGACTACGCCACCCAGTTCACCGACTTCAACATGATCGTGTCGATCGGCGCCTTCGGCTTCGGCCTGTCGCAGGTCTACTTCCTGTTCGCGGTCGTGCTGCCGACCATCCGCGGCGGCGCCAAGGCCCCGGCCAAGCCGTGGGAAGGCGCGGAAGGCCTGGAGTGGACCGTGCCGAGCCCGGCGCCGTTCCACACCTTCGAAACCCCGCCGCTGGTGAAATGA
- a CDS encoding cytochrome c oxidase subunit 3, translating into MSSPQTAPYYFVPGPSRWPMCAGMSMLVTMAGASGWVNSAPWGPAVCLAGIAATLVVLYFWFGDAIKESESGMYGRRIDLSYRWSMSWFIFSEVMFFGAFFGALFYARAVSMPWLADLDHKILWPDFTPTWGNTGPAGVVDGFQTMGPFPIPTINTALLLLSGVTLTISHHALRAGHRSKTAFWLFATILLGAIFMGFQVYEYMHAYADLNLKLTSGIYGSTFFMLTGFHGFHVTMGAIMLSVVLYRVLKGHFTADNHFGFEGAAWYWHFVDVVWLGLYVVVYWL; encoded by the coding sequence ATGAGTTCGCCACAAACCGCGCCCTACTATTTCGTGCCAGGCCCGTCGCGCTGGCCGATGTGCGCCGGCATGTCGATGCTGGTCACCATGGCCGGCGCGTCCGGCTGGGTCAACAGCGCCCCCTGGGGCCCGGCAGTGTGCCTGGCCGGCATCGCCGCCACCCTGGTGGTGCTGTACTTCTGGTTCGGCGACGCCATCAAGGAATCCGAGTCGGGCATGTACGGCAGGCGCATCGACCTGTCCTACCGCTGGTCGATGAGCTGGTTCATCTTCTCGGAAGTGATGTTCTTCGGCGCCTTCTTCGGCGCGCTGTTCTACGCCAGGGCGGTCAGCATGCCCTGGCTGGCCGACCTCGACCACAAGATCCTCTGGCCGGATTTCACCCCGACCTGGGGCAATACCGGCCCGGCCGGCGTGGTGGACGGGTTCCAGACCATGGGTCCGTTCCCGATCCCGACGATCAACACCGCGCTGCTGCTGCTGTCGGGCGTGACGCTGACCATTTCCCACCATGCCCTGCGCGCCGGCCACCGCTCGAAGACCGCGTTCTGGCTGTTCGCCACCATCCTGCTGGGCGCGATCTTCATGGGCTTCCAGGTCTATGAATACATGCACGCCTACGCCGACCTGAACCTGAAGCTGACCTCGGGCATCTACGGCTCGACCTTCTTCATGCTGACCGGCTTCCACGGCTTCCACGTGACCATGGGCGCGATCATGCTGTCGGTGGTCCTGTACCGCGTGCTCAAGGGCCACTTCACGGCGGACAACCACTTCGGCTTCGAAGGCGCGGCTTGGTACTGGCACTTCGTCGACGTGGTGTGGCTGGGCCTGTACGTCGTCGTGTACTGGCTGTAA